A section of the Portunus trituberculatus isolate SZX2019 chromosome 20, ASM1759143v1, whole genome shotgun sequence genome encodes:
- the LOC123506751 gene encoding uncharacterized protein LOC123506751, whose protein sequence is MEDLSREMNVWNVEVVCVTETQLRERERERVELESESFRMIGIGRSKQQRKGGGVGVMVRLDAGVDIEEIDVRECEMSEDVMSVRLEYKVGRDREKIILIVCYMTVERAEARAENERKYRIIERLVQENKNERVIVMGDMNGHIGVLGEEVNGNGQVLLDFVERNELEILNVTMAEGRVTWCGKESESVIDYMVVNDKARERVKGMWVDEERKIDEASDHNVMVLEYECVKEKVKVTTQGKGRWKVREADWDSFREAIEKMEWMTGENGPQTERGVDEYNRSLVRKLTIAAEESIGRTEPRGIGRERKGKRWRGRKEGN, encoded by the exons ATGGAAGACCTCAGCAGGGAAATGAATGTATGGAATGTAGAGGTAGTCTGTGTAACTGAAAcccagctaagagagagagagagagagagagtagaactgGAGTCAGAGAGTTTTAGAATGATAGGTATAGGTAGGAGTAAGCAgcagaggaaggggggaggggttgGAGTAATGGTAAGATTAGATGCAGGCGTGGACATAGAGGAGATAGACGTAAGGGAGTGTGAGATGAGTGAGGATGTTATGTCAGTGAGATTAGAGTATAAGGTAGGcagggacagagagaaaataatattaattgtgTGCTACATGACCGTTGAAAGAGCAGAAGCGAGAgctgagaatgaaagaaaatataggattATTGAAAGGCTGGTacaagagaataagaatgaaagagtaaTTGTGATGGGGGACATGAATGGTCATATAGGAGTATTGGGTGAGGAAGTAAATGGGAATGGACAAGTGTTACTAGATTTTGTGGAGAGGAATGAGCTTGAGATTTTGAATGTGACCATGGCAGAGGGTAGAGTGACATGGtgtggaaaggaaagtgaatctGTCATTGACTACATGGTGGTCAACGACAAAGCGAGGGAACGAGTAAAAGGCATGTGggtggatgaggagagaaagattgatgaAGCGAGTGACCATAATGTTATGGTATTGGAGTatgagtgtgtgaaggagaaggtAAAAGTGACTAcacaggggaagggaaggtggaaagttAGAGAGGCAGACTGGGATAGTTTTAGAGAAGCGATAGAGAAGATGGAATGGATGACTGGTGAGAACGggccacagacagagagaggagtggatgagTATAATAGGAGTCTAGTTAGGAAATTAACCATAGCTGCAGAGGAGAGTATTGGTAGGACAGAACCAAGAGgtatagggagagaaaggaaagggaagaggtgg agaggaaggaaagaaggcaactgA